TTAGCAAACTCATCATTATCTTGCAAAATTGATTTATCCACTattgaacttttttttctccttgGAGCTGCTTCATAATCTAGTGTTGGGTTGCcattttcttctctatttcGTCAAATTTTAGTCACCTGGTCTTAGTGAGTAAGATATGTAATTGTCATATCAAATGGTGAGCTTGTTCAAGGAATGACAGACTGATCCAGGAAGCTGCACATTTTGCATTAGGGAAAAATAGTGGCTTTATTGCCTTGCTTTCTCCATTGTCgaacatattttttctatttttataattcgTAGTTTCTTTTACCGCTAACAATACAAGAAAGTGAATGTAATAAAGATTGTTTGATCTTATTTTAAGCGAATGacattgttttgagtttggtaattcttttttattaccTTCGGAATTTGATTTGAGTTTTTATTGGTTTGTACAAATGGCTATGGTCATCCCTATTTATATTAGTGTAGAAATATTTCTAGAAATTATCCTAGATACATCTAAAAAAATGTAGATATTCTTATCTTCTAAGATTCtagattattttatattttactaaaatatctaattatctaaaaaatttattattttcttacgtataaatattaaagatatttactctatcaaattctaaaaaataatactaaatatctaaaatattttttgtaccTCCAAAtatcatctttattttttcacaCTTCCACTTAAAGTGATATTTTGGAAAGAGAAAATAGTTAAATGTCCGCTCAACCTATTATCTAATTCTCAACTATACATTTATCCTATACAGGGGTTTTATTATCTCTGAACTAtttaaaaatggaataatcACCCCCCTAAAAGGTCATCGCCAGTTTTATGTCAAGGCGGTGCAGAGCACGCAATAAAAAAATTgcacatttctttttctttttttctgtaAATTATAAAcctaatcaaaataataatttaaaaatcaactaTGTAAAGTTTCTATTTTTAGCAAATTTGAGTTGAAATTTACATAAAATGCCTTCAAATAGAAACAATAATTCACAAATGTaggagtgaaattttttttttttttggtaagaaTGAAACTAGAAAGTGAATTCAGATTCACCGTTATCAGTTCATTGTGGtttaacttctttttatttttatttttttttgctgaAATTATGAGGGATTTAAGAAAAAACTTGAattactccattttttttttgctttatatatgaaaatttcttATTAGTGAGGTGATTGTTGTTATCAAAAACGGTTGATGTATGATTAACTAGACATAATTCAGTAGCTACAAACTGATTTGGAGCTCCTAAAGATGATCTCCAATGAGAGACTGTCACATGGactatttaattcaattttagttatttatgtcTTTTTATTGAATCCTTACGCGCCTACAAGAGGTGTATTCACCTAAACAAATTTGTTTGACGACGAAATGGTTCTAAAAAAGGTTGTGAAAAATTAATGAGTGCGATAAACATGAAGGATGTTCCATGTCATCCCATTTAAATCGAGCATGAAGTGtatttttaacttataaatCTTCAATTTCGCTGATATTCTATCCAACCATAAttcatatacaaacatatttaagtttgaattaacattatatatatatatatatattcccaTTTAAATTGAGCATGAATTGTATTTTTAACTTACAAATCTTCAATTTCGCTAATATTTTATCCAaccataattcatattcaaacatatttaagtttgaattaacattatcatatatatatagtcgTGGCAAGCTAATCAATACCACAATAATggattgaaaagaaaatttgatttcCATCCAAAGCTAACCAATTTGCAAGAGGCAAAACTAAGATGAACTCTAATTGcaaattatatgattaataaatcagacgacaaataaaaatatactaaagACATTATTAATATTGTTTGGTCAAGCGATATACatattgaaaattaataaataaatatgtttagGACAAAATCTCTCCATAAACAAGATTCTTAAACGATTATATTGTGAATGATACTGTGTTATGTTATGAGATTAGGATCTTCAATATacaaatctctaaatttttcCTCTAAggaaaaaaaaccaaaaatatgGAAAGAAATTAATGTTTTCCtttttagaaaaagttaaaGCATAGGCAAtactttatttttcctttttttaaaaaaataaacttcaaataaaGTAAGAAAATCAGGTAAAACCCTAACacatatatctatatacatCTTTTTTCGAAGCTaacttcttcatcatcttcttcttttattgttaCGTGAGTTTCACAAGAACAATAATCTCATCCATTCGAACAACCCAGATTTGAATCTTATTATCCTTTTCGATTTCACTACGGATACGCATTGTAGTGCATTTTccattcaatacataaaatacaCTCATCTTAGatttttccttgtttttatCCAATTTCTTCATCTCCCATCTTCTCAATTCTAGTTCACCAATGTCAAGACACGGATCAATAATTCGAACTTTCTTGAAGTTCCTTTTGTTGCCATTACTACAGATACACAGatactcttcttcttcatcgATTAGAAATTTCTCAGCGATTTGTGTTGTTGGTGTGGAGAGAGATTGTGACTTTCACTAGCATCtgtgtaatatatattttttttcattatagaTTTTACCTCTCTTACCTTTTTTTCTAACTCGTTGATTCGATCATTTATATTATGGGGCATTGAAACGATTTTCAGTTTCCTCCTCGTTTTACcaacaatataattttcttcttcttcgtgAATTTTAGAAGCACGTTCACAAACAGAGGCTAATATATCGAGACGAAACGAGTCGGGATGAACtttaatatcttcaattgtGATATCTAACATCTTGAAATTATTAATGGGACTACCAATTTTGGTATATGTAAGGAAAAAGGATTTCTTACAATCATATTTTTCACAAATTTGTTTGTTAACAAATCCAGTTCAAATTGAAACCAAATTAGAACTCACAGTTGTACAAGAAAAAGGAAACAGTTTaatcaaatacaaaataaataaataaataaataaatatatcaatcAATCTTTGAAAACCTATAGGGATtagaatttccttttatatttctAAACTGATAATAATAACttagaaatacaaaataatatggACTCCTTCTGAACTTTACAGAGTTTTGGCGGGAAAAAGTTATACTATGAGGCTAAACTAAAGTATGGTATAGGGGCGAATCTAGGCGGGAGCTTATGCGTTCGAATGAAGCCAGTAACTTTTCTGTTAATTCTATATTTgtactaaaaaattaaataataatttgtaaatCCCTAAAAAAACTTATTAACAGCTCAATGTAAGAAAGGGGAAGGAAATTTAAAACCCGAAACTCCTAATATCGACTCTATCTCCGAGTGTAGCAGAATTCTGATGCGACATTGGATAACTATAGGGCAAGTTAGTTTGATGAAGCGAAACCCAGAGAGAGGTTAGGTTTCTGAAATTATCtctaataataatagtaaataatgaatagataaataaagttaaaagcTAAATAACCATCTTATCTGCAGCCAAAAATGGAAGGGTTGTGAATTTAGAATTTTCACTAGCAccagaaaggaaaaaaatgaattcacacttgctctccagtgaaaaaaaaaaactagaatcACATACAAATGGACTAACAAGAATATGGCCATTGGAACAAACCTCCAATGCCTTTTGCTATTATCTCCCTAACAATCAATTAAGCTTTACAATGATTATGTTAttagaaacatatatatatttcttcttACAAATAAtgcaaaacaaacaaaaaaaaaaaaaaggaactgCTGATCACCAAAATAAAATTGGCCAAGCATTAATCAGGAGCAACTCTGGGAGTAATCACATTATGGTGCAGTTGCATTTGGATTCCAGCTTTGGAGGATTCAAGCTGTCACCTTTAATAGGAGCACCAACAATGCGAGTCGTGGATTTGTCCATTTTCTCATCACTTTCCGTGTTGGCGTTGCTTTGAGGAGGTTTCGTGTCCACCTCCATCTTCTGTCTAGCCTTTTGAGATGACTTAGAATTACGTCTACCTGAGATTCTACCACGCGGATCCCTTCTGTCAGAATTCGCTTTGCCCACTATAGTCACCGTGGGCCGGGAATCTTTCAACAGAACTGAATCCTCTTTTTCAATAGCTATGTTAGCAGCTCGATATGCAAGGTCATGTACAATGGAGCTACAAAACAGTATTGTATCAGTAGCTTCTTCTAGTGTCAAGCTTCTTGGCTTGTTACCTCCTTGCCCCTCCAGTGTAACAGTTGATTCTTCTGTCACAAGAGATGAAACTTTAGATACAAAAGAGACTACTGGATACATTTAAAAGGATAGTAGACTCGGTTTCCTATGTCATTTGGTTCAACAGTTAATACGCATTCCAAAAGGAAAAACTTACAAgaaaatgcataattacaaCACAAGAAATATACATACCACGAACGATGTCCTTGTGATCCATGGAATCAGCTTTGTCAACAGATGCTAATATTTCATTGCCATCACCAGACGCTGCATGCAAGGACTGCTCATTTAATTCATCGATGCTGCTCTCTGAATGCAAGGAGCAAACATCAGATTGTAAATCAAGAGAACCCACATGTCCATTCTCAATTTCCAGCTCAGATATTGCATGTAGTGAGCTCTGATTCAAAGAAGCCACAATCTCTACTTTATCAACCGATGAATTTGACACGTCTTCCTCAATAGGATGAGTTTCAGAAATCAAATCACAAGGATCCATATTCACAGAATTGTCCGAGTTAGCCAAgttatcacaattcatatatgaACTGGACTCCTCAAAATTTGCAACTGATGGCACAGTTCCTGAGTGATCCACTGACTTGGAGGCAATTCTACAATTATCATCACTCTCAACCTCAACGCATAAGTTGTCCACTTTTGTATTTTCTCCTTGAAGTAGTTCTTTTTCTCGATCAACATATGCTATCTCAATATTCTTTTGTAAGTCGGCAGAAGCAGACGTTTCGAAGGACTCTTCAAGGAAACTTGTCACAATGCTTAAAGTTTGTACTGCATGATTTGAAATTCCAGACAAGGATGAGTTGGAGCTTTGGAGCTTTCTATCATTCTGATTCCGATAATTTTCCAAGTCAAGTTTCCTTCCACTTAATTGCCGCTGGAAGCGAGTTTCTGTATGACCAGCGGAACCCAAATCAATGGATGATGAAGCAGAAGCACTACCATATCCAGTGGAGCTTCTCAAGCTGTTGTTCACTGCATCTCGTACATAtgataaatcatcataatttatattagTGGCAGAAAGTGTCCTGTTCTGAACAATGTTCCCCTTCCCACTACTTGATCTATTCAGCAGCACTGAAATACCTGCACCTTCTCTTTTTTCAGCATTCTGAACAAGCTTGGAGTTGATATCAGCATTGGGTGATTGAGCCATTGCTTGGTGGCTTTGCACACCTTCATTTACATTCGACTTCATATAAGCTTTCTCACCCTCATCTGGACTCAATCTATGATGATAATCCCCCAATTTATTATTGCCAGTTGCTTCTGAGGAATCATGTGAATTCCCAGCTGATTCAAAACTGTCAACTGATCTGTCTAGGATTGCTGTCGAAGTTTCAGGAGAATTCTCACCAACTACCAGACTTAATGGGGGAGTAGCACGCAATTGTACTTCTGAATGAACACAATCTGGACAAAGCTTCAAATCTCCATCAAGTGATCCAGTGTAATAGTACCATTGACCACATCTAGAACACAGTACAGCATCTTCTAGAGCATTCACGCGGGTCACACTTGCATTCGAGTTCAAAACTTCCACATCTACTACCATTTCCAAAGCTTTATCATGTGGACTGCAAATTTTAGAGCCAACAAGTAGAGAATCAACCCTCGGGTCACCATCAGGATCACCAAGTGAACTGCAAGAGCCCCTATTATAGATTTGTTTCCCGAGATCTTCACTTGTAGAATCAGCCTTGTCAAGGACAAAAACTTCATCCTGCAAATCAGCATATGTTGTCTTTACTTGATCATTACCTATATCCTCCTGGTTTTGTTCAATTCCTTCATTGTCATGTAGTCCAGTTGTAGCTTGATCAGAGCTAGCATTACTGCTACTTGTGATCGAGGAGTTTCTGGAGATTATAGAATGATGTGTGGTGCTTGTTTTTCCAGCGTAGAAGGTTgaactggggacacttgataaGAGAGGCCTGAACATATTCTGGGGAGATTTCCTGTGATCCTACAATAGGATTATTGACTTCAGAAACATATTCTCTACACAAATTGAATGAGAAAACAATACATTCCCATGCAGTGATTATATAGCTGCAATTGAGAGCTTGAATTTCCTTAATCAGCAAAATTAAGCGCCAAGTTCCCAGTTATAATTTGTTCTACTAAATCCAACACTTCGGTGTTAGGGAAACAGTGCTAATATAGGATATCTTTAATTAGTATGTCGAGGAAGTTTACTTGCACTGGGGATGATACAGCGGGTTAACATTTTAAGTTTTGCATGTTTGAAGATTGTTACTGGCAAGCCATGCCACACTCACCTAGTCACTTTCCGAAAAGAAGCAAAAGTGCTAATG
The window above is part of the Solanum pennellii chromosome 5, SPENNV200 genome. Proteins encoded here:
- the LOC107020472 gene encoding uncharacterized protein LOC107020472 isoform X2, translated to MPPSPAMRCSPGRELRAENHKRGRSLESGIHLRDKDDDLALFNEVQTRERDNFLLQANDEIEDLFSTKLRYFSDYKLGISIPARGESSDLLNAEGDKNDYDWLLTPPDTPLFPSLDDEIHERRPTNHEQRGRPRSQPISISRSSTMDKSHRSSRGSASPNRLSPSPRSSYTADQSRGRPSSAPHSSPPPNLRHSTPTRKPSPSPKKFSTPPPRSSTPTPRRLSTGSSGTAAPSQVRGSSPVKTSRGNSASPKIRAWQSNIPGFSLEAPPNLRTSLGDRPASYVRGSSPASRSGSRSGRQSMSPTASRSVSSSHSHDRDPFSSHSKGSVASSGDDDLDSLQSIPVSRSDRSGPRSISGFQNKKALGHSKKSTRVVSSSSAPKRSFDMAIRQMDHRKSPQNMFRPLLSSVPSSTFYAGKTSTTHHSIISRNSSITSSSNASSDQATTGLHDNEGIEQNQEDIGNDQVKTTYADLQDEVFVLDKADSTSEDLGKQIYNRGSCSSLGDPDGDPRVDSLLVGSKICSPHDKALEMVVDVEVLNSNASVTRVNALEDAVLCSRCGQWYYYTGSLDGDLKLCPDCVHSEVQLRATPPLSLVVGENSPETSTAILDRSVDSFESAGNSHDSSEATGNNKLGDYHHRLSPDEGEKAYMKSNVNEGVQSHQAMAQSPNADINSKLVQNAEKREGAGISVLLNRSSSGKGNIVQNRTLSATNINYDDLSYVRDAVNNSLRSSTGYGSASASSSIDLGSAGHTETRFQRQLSGRKLDLENYRNQNDRKLQSSNSSLSGISNHAVQTLSIVTSFLEESFETSASADLQKNIEIAYVDREKELLQGENTKVDNLCVEVESDDNCRIASKSVDHSGTVPSVANFEESSSYMNCDNLANSDNSVNMDPCDLISETHPIEEDVSNSSVDKVEIVASLNQSSLHAISELEIENGHVGSLDLQSDVCSLHSESSIDELNEQSLHAASGDGNEILASVDKADSMDHKDIVRESTVTLEGQGGNKPRSLTLEEATDTILFCSSIVHDLAYRAANIAIEKEDSVLLKDSRPTVTIVGKANSDRRDPRGRISGRRNSKSSQKARQKMEVDTKPPQSNANTESDEKMDKSTTRIVGAPIKGDSLNPPKLESKCNCTIM
- the LOC107020472 gene encoding uncharacterized protein LOC107020472 isoform X1, which gives rise to MPPSPAMRCSPGRELRAENHKRGRSLESGIHLRDKDDDLALFNEVQTRERDNFLLQANDEIEDLFSTKLRYFSDYKLGISIPARGESSDLLNAEGDKNDYDWLLTPPDTPLFPSLDDEIHERRPTNHEQRGRPRSQPISISRSSTMDKSHRSSRGSASPNRLSPSPRSSYTADQSRGRPSSAPHSSPPPNLRHSTPTRKPSPSPKKFSTPPPRSSTPTPRRLSTGSSGTAAPSQVRGSSPVKTSRGNSASPKIRAWQSNIPGFSLEAPPNLRTSLGDRPASYVRGSSPASRSGSRSGRQSMSPTASRSVSSSHSHDRDPFSSHSKGSVASSGDDDLDSLQSIPVSRSDRSGPRSISGFQNKKALGHSKKSTRVVSSSSAPKRSFDMAIRQMDHRKSPQNMFRPLLSSVPSSTFYAGKTSTTHHSIISRNSSITSSSNASSDQATTGLHDNEGIEQNQEDIGNDQVKTTYADLQDEVFVLDKADSTSEDLGKQIYNRGSCSSLGDPDGDPRVDSLLVGSKICSPHDKALEMVVDVEVLNSNASVTRVNALEDAVLCSRCGQWYYYTGSLDGDLKLCPDCVHSEVQLRATPPLSLVVGENSPETSTAILDRSVDSFESAGNSHDSSEATGNNKLGDYHHRLSPDEGEKAYMKSNVNEGVQSHQAMAQSPNADINSKLVQNAEKREGAGISVLLNRSSSGKGNIVQNRTLSATNINYDDLSYVRDAVNNSLRSSTGYGSASASSSIDLGSAGHTETRFQRQLSGRKLDLENYRNQNDRKLQSSNSSLSGISNHAVQTLSIVTSFLEESFETSASADLQKNIEIAYVDREKELLQGENTKVDNLCVEVESDDNCRIASKSVDHSGTVPSVANFEESSSYMNCDNLANSDNSVNMDPCDLISETHPIEEDVSNSSVDKVEIVASLNQSSLHAISELEIENGHVGSLDLQSDVCSLHSESSIDELNEQSLHAASGDGNEILASVDKADSMDHKDIVREESTVTLEGQGGNKPRSLTLEEATDTILFCSSIVHDLAYRAANIAIEKEDSVLLKDSRPTVTIVGKANSDRRDPRGRISGRRNSKSSQKARQKMEVDTKPPQSNANTESDEKMDKSTTRIVGAPIKGDSLNPPKLESKCNCTIM